The window GTTGTCGGTTTCTCATGATCTACGCACACCGCTCGCTGCGGTGATAGGAGCGCTCGAAACGCTAGAAACCTATCGTGATAAGTTAGACCAAGACGAGCAAAATGAGCTGTTGGGGTCGGCACGATCAGAAAGCCACCGTTTGTTTCGCTATATCGAAAATATCTTGCAAGCCACCAAGTTACAGCATCAAGGGGATGAGCTTTCGCTTTTGAAGCAACCTACGTCTATTGATGTCTTGATCGATAACGTGATTTTACGGCTAGGCGCGCCATGCGTCTCGAGAATGCCACAGAATATGAGTCCAATTCTCACGATACAAGCTGCACTCATTGAACAAGCCCTGTTTAACTTAATTGAAAATGCAGTCACCTTTAGTCCCGATGGAGAGCGGGTTGAGATTTCCTTTGGAGAAACGCAGCAAGCGTTGTTGATATTTATTCAGGATAACGGCCCTGGGATCCCCGTTGCTCGGCAAAAAGAAGTCTTTACCGCCTTTAGCTCATTTCGACAAAGCGCCAGTAAAGACGGTGGCAGTGGTTTAGGGCTGAGTGTGGCGAGAGGTATTATTCGTGCACATGGCGGAGATATTCGCATTTTACCGACGACGCAAGGCTGCACAATGGAAGTTAGTTTGCCAAAAGAGGAGGCGCATTGATGACTCACACCATTTTATTGATTGACGATGAAGAAGAGATCCGTCGTTTTATCCGCTTAGCATTAAAAGCTGAAGGGCTGAATTATGTGGAAGCCAGCACCGGAAAGGAAGCCATGTCGGTGTTAAAAGGTGAGCTGCCAGACTTAGTTATCTTAGATCTCGGGCTACCAGATTTTGATGGATATAGCATTTTGAAGAAGATCCGAGAAACCAGCAAGTTACCTGTATTGATCTTAACTGCGCGAGATCAAGAGGCTGAGAAGATTAAACTGCTTGAGGGCGGCGCAAACGACTACCTGACGAAGCCTTTTAGCATCAAAGAGCTAATAGTGCGCGTCAAAGTGCTATTACGAGATTTAGTACCGAACAAACGCTTGCTCGCCATTGACTACGGCAAGTTGATGATAGATCTACAAAAGCATCAAGTCATTATGGATAACGCACCATTAGCACTATCGAAAAAGGAATTTGCACTACTTAGTATGCTTGCACAAAGAGCACAAGAATTAGTCAGTCAGCAAACCTTATTAAAGCAAATTTGGGGCGAAAGCCATGTGGAAGATAGTCACTATTTACGGATTGTGGTCAGCCAGTTACGTAAGAAACTCAGTGATGATGCTGCTACACCAAAAATCATAGAAACTGAGCCCGGGGTTGGTTATCGGTTTTTACTTTTACCGCTCAATAAGCATTTCTCATAACGGGGTATATAGAGGTTGTTATGGCACAATTTGTAGTTATTGGTTTAGGTCGATTTGGTTTTGCGGCTTGTTTGGAATTAAAGCGGCTTGGAAACAAAGTGATAGGGGTAGATAGTCGCGAACGTGTGGTGAACCAAGTTGTTGAGCATATTGATTATGCCACCTCTTTAGACGCGACCGATGAAACGGCATTACGCCAACTAGATATTACGAGAAGCAAAGCGGTATTGGTCGCCATAGGTGAAAACCTAGAATCGAGCATTTTATGTGTACTGTCGTTAAAGAACTTAGGCGTTGAGCAAATTTGGGTTAAGGCCAGCTCAGAAGCGCATCATACAATTTTATCCCGCTTAGGCGTAACACGCGTGATCCGCCCTGAAGAAGAAATGGGGATCAGGGTCGCACAAACACTGAATTACCCCATGGTGAATCAATATATGCAGTTGGGGCATGGCTTTTACATGGTGGAAGTCATCGTGAATAAATTAAGCTGCGGACAGTCTTTGGCGACGCTATTAAAGCGTGCAAAGGGCGAAATCAAGGCTGTGTTAGTACAGCGCGGCAAAGCGTGTTATACCAATCCGGCAGAGTCATTTTTGATCAACGAAGATGATAAAGTGATCCTCAGCGGTCAGTTAAAAGCGTTAAATTCTATCGCGCTAAAACTGGGGGCGTAATGAAAACATGGAGTCCCCATTATTATCCCTATCCAAGTAGCCAGCCCAAAGCCCGCAAAAAGCCGCTTAGGTTAAGCCCCCCAGCAGTTCTGTTTATTGGGTTTTGTGGGCTGATAGCTTTAGGTACTATGTTGCTGTTGCTACCGATAGCACACACCCAAGACATCAAAGTGATGCAAGCGTTATTTACAGCAACTTCCGCGGTAACGGTAACAGGACTTGCCGTATTGAGTACGCCAAATGATTTTACGACCTTTGGCCATCTCGTTATTGCTAGTCTTATTCAAATCGGTGGACTTGGTTTTATGACCATTACGGTTGTGGTGCTGCGGGGGATGGGGCAGCAAATGGACATTAGTAAACAACTTATCGCAAAAGAAAGCTTTGGCATAGCTCGATTTGATCAGTTGGTTGATACAGCCAAATGCGTGTTAGTTTATGCACTGATCATCGAATCTATAGGGTTTACCATTTTGCTTGCCCATTGGTATCAAACGCTACCGCTTGGTGATGCGATAATGCAAAGCTTCTTCTACACTATTTCGGCTTTTAACAATGCGGGATTTGCATTGCATGAGGACAGCCTAACCAGTTTTCGTGGTGATTGGGTCGTTAATTTTGTGATATCGGGATTATTTGTGATTGGCGGACTTGGATTTGTGGTGTTGATGGATATAGTAAAAAGACGCCGTTGGAGCCGGTTTGGATCTGCCACTAAGTTAGTCTTGATAGCAACAGCGGTGTTAAATGTGCTGGCATTTAGCTTATTTTGGCTTTTTGAAGCAAATAACCCAGAGACCCTTGGAAATTTGCCGGTGTCTGAGCAAGTGATCACCGCCTGGATGCAAGCTGTGACGCCACGAACAGCGGGCTTTAACAGTATCGACTTTGCGCTGGTGAATGACGAAAGTACCGTGTTGACCATTTGGTTAATGATAATAGGAGGCGGCTCTATGAGTACGGCCAGTGGTCTTAAAATAACCACGGTTGTGGTGCTATTAATGGCAACTTACGCTTATCTAAGACGC is drawn from Pseudoalteromonas sp. NC201 and contains these coding sequences:
- a CDS encoding sensor histidine kinase, which encodes MFSENGFIAKNEYLVSFLVLLLTSAFAVALDSLLHSAISVLLVLQLGVVVVSLIAKRWMALGVAIVSSLVFNFFITEPRYTLHMNNTEDVVNLVVFIAVALATSYLSSYIKEQKQQLLVANVRSNILLSVSHDLRTPLAAVIGALETLETYRDKLDQDEQNELLGSARSESHRLFRYIENILQATKLQHQGDELSLLKQPTSIDVLIDNVILRLGAPCVSRMPQNMSPILTIQAALIEQALFNLIENAVTFSPDGERVEISFGETQQALLIFIQDNGPGIPVARQKEVFTAFSSFRQSASKDGGSGLGLSVARGIIRAHGGDIRILPTTQGCTMEVSLPKEEAH
- a CDS encoding response regulator; translation: MTHTILLIDDEEEIRRFIRLALKAEGLNYVEASTGKEAMSVLKGELPDLVILDLGLPDFDGYSILKKIRETSKLPVLILTARDQEAEKIKLLEGGANDYLTKPFSIKELIVRVKVLLRDLVPNKRLLAIDYGKLMIDLQKHQVIMDNAPLALSKKEFALLSMLAQRAQELVSQQTLLKQIWGESHVEDSHYLRIVVSQLRKKLSDDAATPKIIETEPGVGYRFLLLPLNKHFS
- a CDS encoding potassium channel family protein; its protein translation is MAQFVVIGLGRFGFAACLELKRLGNKVIGVDSRERVVNQVVEHIDYATSLDATDETALRQLDITRSKAVLVAIGENLESSILCVLSLKNLGVEQIWVKASSEAHHTILSRLGVTRVIRPEEEMGIRVAQTLNYPMVNQYMQLGHGFYMVEVIVNKLSCGQSLATLLKRAKGEIKAVLVQRGKACYTNPAESFLINEDDKVILSGQLKALNSIALKLGA
- a CDS encoding TrkH family potassium uptake protein, with translation MKTWSPHYYPYPSSQPKARKKPLRLSPPAVLFIGFCGLIALGTMLLLLPIAHTQDIKVMQALFTATSAVTVTGLAVLSTPNDFTTFGHLVIASLIQIGGLGFMTITVVVLRGMGQQMDISKQLIAKESFGIARFDQLVDTAKCVLVYALIIESIGFTILLAHWYQTLPLGDAIMQSFFYTISAFNNAGFALHEDSLTSFRGDWVVNFVISGLFVIGGLGFVVLMDIVKRRRWSRFGSATKLVLIATAVLNVLAFSLFWLFEANNPETLGNLPVSEQVITAWMQAVTPRTAGFNSIDFALVNDESTVLTIWLMIIGGGSMSTASGLKITTVVVLLMATYAYLRRRDQVAIGHRQISPETVFKALSLTVVYFFTVMLATLILTITEKANLTDITFEAVSALGTVGLSRGITGSLSSPGEAVIIFLMLIGRLGPLTFLYLIARPKRENLKYAKAEIQVG